One genomic segment of Clostridium saccharoperbutylacetonicum N1-4(HMT) includes these proteins:
- a CDS encoding flavodoxin family protein, translating into MKVLGISFGRKMRCGEILVKEALYKAKEAGADVQFINAVNMNIQHCKGCDACSAGRNNGKQIKCIIKDDYEILEQAVLDADAVILAAPVFAIAPSGQLKNFIDRFGPAHDRAALVAEQNKRIAAGTELLDERAFKDRYVGYISVGGASTQNWVSLGLPTMNIFGFSLMMKVVGQIDAYDMGRTANPVLDQDLMNRVGELGKRVAEAVGKPYEEVEWFGEEGTCPVCHCNLLSVNKTTTVECPICGIEGHLSIEGDKVKVEFSKEQQNRARGTKIGLQEHYDEIQGMIKVCVPKLQANQETLPKMLEKYKNFDELIK; encoded by the coding sequence ATGAAAGTATTAGGAATATCTTTTGGAAGAAAAATGAGATGTGGTGAAATATTAGTTAAGGAGGCTCTTTATAAAGCAAAAGAAGCTGGTGCGGATGTACAATTTATAAATGCTGTTAATATGAATATTCAACACTGCAAAGGCTGTGATGCTTGTAGTGCAGGAAGAAATAATGGTAAACAAATTAAATGTATTATAAAAGACGATTATGAAATATTAGAACAAGCTGTTCTAGATGCAGATGCAGTAATATTAGCTGCACCAGTATTTGCAATTGCACCATCAGGGCAACTAAAGAATTTTATTGATCGTTTTGGACCAGCTCATGACAGAGCTGCGCTTGTAGCAGAACAAAATAAACGTATTGCAGCAGGTACAGAATTATTAGATGAAAGAGCATTTAAAGATAGATATGTAGGATATATTTCTGTTGGTGGAGCTAGTACACAAAATTGGGTTTCATTAGGACTTCCAACAATGAATATATTTGGATTTTCATTAATGATGAAGGTTGTTGGGCAAATTGATGCTTATGATATGGGAAGAACTGCAAATCCTGTTTTAGATCAAGATTTAATGAACAGAGTGGGAGAATTAGGAAAGAGAGTTGCAGAAGCTGTTGGAAAACCATATGAAGAAGTTGAATGGTTTGGAGAAGAGGGGACTTGTCCAGTTTGCCATTGTAATTTACTTAGTGTAAACAAAACTACAACAGTTGAATGTCCAATCTGTGGAATAGAAGGTCATTTATCTATAGAGGGAGATAAAGTAAAGGTTGAATTTAGTAAAGAGCAACAAAATCGTGCAAGAGGAACTAAGATTGGATTACAAGAACATTATGATGAAATCCAAGGTATGATAAAAGTTTGTGTTCCAAAATTACAAGCAAACCAAGAGACTTTACCGAAAATGTTAGAAAAATATAAGAATTTTGATGAATTAATTAAATAA
- a CDS encoding N-acetylmuramoyl-L-alanine amidase family protein — protein MLKRFTKVTSLLIAAASVVSMVPVMAADVKTIDAQEGTVYQGDAKGDGLFYIGGEINGEEAGYYVADNKYTKVDGIETGDSVGKTYKNEYLEFQDGDYYLDYKTGKKIDDSIGDDVIDDAASAVRKNIKNDNDGRFTDAAVNAIATAQPKRYGAGTREVFFDGPFGTWSHYQYDLKTASLNGQTKSTIYADTEGKYIDGDYSLGDLKVYSTGASVTIKNTKDTYELKGTDGNTYEFKAAIKENAVLTEGYADIFRVADLSIYSRQKGVGSYQDVTSTVKFGGQNGYIAASSNINGDGSVRVLEKLSKEQASEDVDGIKYPKSTNIYFLTDENGTYESLFGIYDPSRGDHTPLFTTSAKCITSAYVDNSNNKLYGQTVTLKNKNGYSYVDLSDSDSTDIENKDAWAIGGGDLYCLSNGYVKDWDGKESFEKIYKVDGAMSKIKASDKNNILVWSDEASNSNNVYSVISNKASSGDKTTTDTKTTEAAKAGWTKAADGTWTFVNTDGTAAKGWKQDGTVWYYLDPTTGVMATGWKNVSNTWYYLNASGAMQTGWINDNGTWYYCNASGTMLANTTVDGYVLGANGAWVK, from the coding sequence ATGTTAAAAAGATTTACAAAAGTTACAAGCTTATTGATTGCTGCTGCATCTGTTGTATCAATGGTTCCAGTTATGGCGGCAGATGTTAAAACAATTGATGCTCAAGAAGGTACGGTTTATCAAGGTGATGCAAAAGGTGATGGATTATTTTATATTGGTGGAGAAATAAATGGTGAGGAAGCTGGCTATTATGTAGCCGATAATAAGTATACTAAGGTTGATGGAATTGAAACAGGTGATAGTGTAGGAAAAACTTACAAGAATGAATATCTAGAATTTCAAGATGGAGATTACTATTTAGATTATAAAACTGGTAAAAAGATAGATGATAGCATAGGTGATGATGTAATAGATGATGCAGCATCAGCAGTAAGAAAAAATATAAAAAATGATAATGATGGAAGATTTACTGATGCAGCAGTTAATGCTATAGCTACAGCTCAACCAAAGCGTTATGGTGCAGGGACTCGTGAGGTGTTTTTCGATGGTCCTTTTGGAACTTGGAGTCATTATCAATATGATCTAAAAACTGCTAGTCTTAATGGACAAACAAAATCTACAATATATGCAGATACAGAAGGAAAATATATAGATGGGGACTATAGCTTAGGAGACCTTAAAGTATATTCAACAGGTGCAAGTGTTACTATTAAAAACACAAAAGATACTTATGAATTAAAAGGTACTGATGGTAATACATATGAATTTAAAGCAGCAATAAAGGAAAATGCTGTTTTGACAGAAGGATATGCTGACATATTTAGAGTAGCAGACTTATCAATATATTCGAGACAAAAAGGTGTTGGAAGTTATCAAGACGTAACTAGCACTGTAAAGTTTGGTGGACAAAATGGTTATATAGCAGCAAGTAGCAATATTAATGGCGATGGTTCAGTAAGAGTGCTAGAAAAATTATCAAAAGAACAAGCTTCTGAGGACGTGGATGGAATTAAGTATCCTAAGTCAACAAATATTTATTTTTTAACTGATGAAAACGGAACATATGAATCATTGTTTGGAATTTATGATCCATCACGTGGTGATCATACTCCGTTATTTACAACAAGTGCAAAATGCATAACAAGTGCTTATGTAGACAACAGTAATAATAAATTATATGGACAAACTGTTACTTTAAAAAATAAAAATGGCTATAGCTACGTAGATTTAAGTGATAGTGATTCAACAGATATAGAGAATAAAGATGCATGGGCGATAGGTGGAGGAGATTTATATTGCTTAAGTAATGGATATGTTAAGGATTGGGATGGAAAAGAGAGTTTTGAGAAGATCTATAAAGTAGATGGAGCAATGAGCAAGATAAAGGCTAGTGATAAAAATAATATATTAGTATGGAGCGATGAAGCAAGCAATAGTAATAACGTTTATTCAGTAATATCAAACAAAGCTTCATCTGGAGATAAAACAACAACTGATACAAAAACTACAGAAGCTGCAAAAGCGGGATGGACAAAAGCAGCAGATGGAACATGGACTTTTGTTAATACAGATGGAACAGCAGCTAAAGGCTGGAAACAAGATGGGACTGTTTGGTATTATTTAGATCCAACTACAGGTGTTATGGCAACTGGATGGAAAAATGTGAGTAATACTTGGTATTACTTAAATGCATCAGGAGCAATGCAAACAGGCTGGATCAATGACAATGGAACTTGGTACTACTGTAATGCATCAGGAACAATGCTTGCTAATACAACAGTTGATGGATATGTATTAGGTGCTAATGGAGCTTGGGTTAAGTAA
- a CDS encoding NADH-ubiquinone oxidoreductase-F iron-sulfur binding region domain-containing protein, translated as MINEFKPILMRNFNTNNLESEGLYKAMSLSSQEIIARIEKLQLKECGVYSESVADKWKKVISAPNNEEKKLITGFNNIDNSYVSICLLENDPANVLGGMAIAGRAVDVLKGILYIPEEKANLKKVLENKIKEIELYGFEVEFAIGKIDVRQVEEYDLMHHVDTMASIAAYFDVEEEYIPSRIISVTGAVNKPGIGEIPENTNVRAIVEEVSGGFEDEIQAIVLGGQSGRCLAESEAEKTIFENSSTNEIIVLNKKECIVDFAKQGITKMYEGTCGKCTFCREGLYQLKQMISDATEGKSKAEDFELIEAIASEVSEETLCSYGQKSTEFVKTSMQLFKANYESHIKRKKCPVDLCGNSQNIAIKGDVCDGCGECMDVCEFDAIEGKSGYIHMIDEFDCTKCGKCIDICPVSAIVKISGNKSIGPDKLTRVGRWKKRR; from the coding sequence ATGATAAATGAATTTAAACCAATTCTTATGCGTAATTTTAATACAAATAATTTAGAATCTGAAGGATTATATAAAGCAATGAGTTTATCATCACAAGAAATAATAGCTAGAATTGAGAAACTTCAGTTAAAAGAATGTGGTGTGTATTCAGAAAGTGTTGCTGATAAGTGGAAAAAAGTGATTTCTGCACCTAATAATGAAGAAAAAAAGTTGATTACTGGCTTTAATAATATAGATAATTCGTATGTTTCAATATGTCTTCTTGAAAATGATCCAGCTAATGTTTTAGGTGGCATGGCAATAGCAGGAAGAGCAGTGGATGTTTTAAAAGGAATTCTTTATATTCCAGAAGAAAAGGCAAATTTAAAAAAAGTTTTAGAAAATAAAATAAAAGAAATAGAATTATATGGTTTTGAAGTTGAATTTGCAATTGGGAAAATTGATGTGAGGCAAGTAGAAGAATATGATCTAATGCATCATGTTGATACTATGGCATCTATTGCAGCATATTTCGATGTAGAAGAAGAATATATTCCTTCAAGAATTATTTCAGTAACAGGAGCTGTAAATAAGCCAGGAATTGGAGAAATTCCTGAAAATACTAATGTACGAGCAATAGTTGAGGAAGTTTCGGGAGGTTTTGAAGACGAAATTCAAGCAATTGTCCTTGGAGGACAAAGTGGAAGGTGTCTTGCTGAGTCTGAAGCAGAAAAAACTATTTTTGAAAATAGCAGTACTAATGAAATTATTGTTCTAAATAAAAAAGAATGTATTGTAGATTTTGCAAAACAAGGAATAACAAAAATGTATGAAGGTACATGTGGAAAATGTACCTTCTGTAGAGAAGGCTTATATCAATTAAAGCAAATGATTTCAGATGCTACAGAAGGAAAAAGTAAAGCTGAAGATTTTGAATTAATAGAAGCAATTGCGAGTGAAGTATCAGAAGAAACTTTATGCAGCTACGGACAAAAGTCAACTGAATTTGTAAAAACTTCAATGCAATTATTCAAAGCTAACTATGAATCACATATTAAAAGAAAAAAATGTCCTGTTGATTTATGTGGGAATTCTCAAAATATTGCTATAAAGGGCGATGTTTGTGATGGATGTGGTGAATGTATGGATGTATGTGAATTTGATGCAATTGAAGGAAAAAGTGGATATATTCATATGATTGATGAGTTTGACTGTACTAAATGTGGTAAATGCATAGATATTTGTCCAGTTTCTGCAATAGTAAAAATTTCAGGAAATAAATCTATAGGTCCAGATAAGCTTACTCGCGTTGGAAGATGGAAAAAGAGAAGATAA
- a CDS encoding FAD-dependent oxidoreductase → MKDIKINIDGKEIITKEGKSVLDCALESGIYIPHLCHHPDLPELGACRLCVVENNGEIVTSCTLKAEDGMVIKTQGEKINKKRQLAMELILAAHPEECSTCPKYGKCELQVLIQYLGVGPERLRMRVKPFPKNTSNPLFDHDMTRCVLCGRCARVCQKVRKVNAIDYQKKNGEVYIGSPHEKLLIDADCKFCGACVEICPTGALMDKKELIDLNKNKETALVPCRNTCPAGTDIPTYIRLVNEGKYSEATAVIREKLPIPKILGHICSHPCEAECRRGNVNEPISIRELKLFAVENDEKEIWKKNRKQLPPTGKKVGIIGAGPAGLSAAYYLKKQGHDVTVYEALPYVGGMTRVGIPEYRLPRDVIEEEANLIKEIGVEIVTNKRIENFESLLNEGYDVVLAAIGAHKGIRLPIEGNDLDGVLVNTDFLRAASLNEELKIGDKVIVLGGGNVAFDCARTAVRLGAKNVHLACLENEENIPASKDEVKAGIEEDITIHYSKSFAKILGEEGKVTGIEFVNIESMSFDENRRLTINLVEGSNHTLEADQIIFATGQRPEINEGCGFELGRGNTIVVNDMQETNKKGIFAAGDAIYGTNSVVKAVASGRDAAKAIDKFLGGDGNIEEHLIDVDEPNKCIGKKAGFGYEERIITNEVDVNSRKNNFSRAENGFTCEQANKESSRCLQCDLRLGISKPKTWNDFAGITIERGND, encoded by the coding sequence TTGAAAGACATTAAGATAAATATTGATGGAAAAGAAATTATAACTAAAGAAGGCAAAAGTGTATTGGATTGTGCGTTAGAATCAGGAATATACATACCACACTTATGTCATCATCCTGACTTACCAGAACTTGGAGCATGTAGACTTTGTGTTGTTGAAAATAATGGGGAGATAGTTACAAGCTGCACTTTAAAAGCTGAGGATGGAATGGTTATTAAGACTCAAGGAGAAAAAATTAATAAGAAACGTCAGCTTGCAATGGAATTAATTCTAGCAGCACACCCAGAAGAGTGCTCTACTTGTCCTAAATATGGAAAATGTGAATTACAAGTTTTAATTCAATATTTAGGAGTCGGACCTGAGCGTTTGAGGATGAGAGTGAAACCGTTTCCTAAAAATACCTCTAATCCATTATTTGATCATGATATGACAAGATGTGTATTATGTGGAAGATGTGCTAGAGTATGTCAGAAAGTTCGTAAAGTTAATGCCATAGATTATCAAAAGAAAAATGGCGAAGTTTATATTGGTTCGCCACATGAAAAATTACTTATTGATGCAGATTGTAAATTTTGTGGGGCCTGCGTTGAAATTTGTCCTACAGGAGCTTTAATGGATAAAAAAGAACTAATTGATCTTAATAAGAATAAAGAAACAGCTTTAGTACCATGTAGAAATACTTGTCCAGCTGGAACTGATATTCCTACATATATAAGACTTGTAAATGAAGGCAAATATTCAGAAGCAACAGCGGTTATTAGAGAGAAGCTTCCTATACCTAAAATACTAGGGCATATTTGTAGTCATCCCTGTGAAGCAGAGTGTCGTAGAGGAAATGTAAATGAACCAATATCTATTAGAGAATTAAAACTTTTTGCTGTAGAAAATGATGAAAAAGAAATTTGGAAGAAAAATAGAAAGCAGCTTCCTCCTACAGGGAAAAAGGTTGGAATAATTGGGGCAGGTCCAGCGGGATTAAGTGCAGCATATTATTTAAAAAAGCAAGGACACGATGTAACAGTTTATGAAGCACTTCCTTATGTTGGTGGTATGACAAGAGTAGGAATTCCAGAGTATCGACTACCAAGAGATGTAATAGAAGAAGAAGCTAATCTTATTAAAGAAATAGGTGTAGAAATTGTTACTAATAAAAGAATAGAAAACTTTGAATCATTATTAAATGAAGGATATGATGTAGTTCTAGCTGCAATTGGAGCACATAAAGGTATACGTTTACCAATTGAAGGAAATGATTTAGATGGTGTATTGGTTAATACGGATTTTTTAAGAGCTGCAAGTTTGAATGAAGAGTTAAAGATAGGTGATAAGGTAATAGTCCTTGGTGGTGGAAATGTTGCTTTTGACTGTGCGCGTACTGCAGTAAGACTTGGAGCAAAAAATGTTCATTTGGCATGCTTAGAAAATGAAGAAAACATACCTGCTTCAAAAGATGAAGTAAAAGCAGGTATTGAAGAAGACATTACTATTCATTATTCAAAATCCTTTGCAAAAATTTTAGGTGAAGAAGGTAAGGTTACAGGGATTGAATTTGTAAATATAGAATCGATGTCATTTGATGAAAATAGAAGATTGACAATAAATTTAGTTGAAGGTTCAAATCATACACTTGAAGCTGATCAAATTATATTTGCAACAGGACAAAGGCCAGAAATTAATGAAGGTTGTGGATTTGAATTAGGTAGAGGAAATACAATTGTTGTTAATGACATGCAAGAAACTAATAAAAAAGGTATTTTTGCTGCAGGAGATGCAATTTATGGTACTAACTCTGTAGTAAAAGCTGTCGCTTCAGGAAGAGATGCAGCTAAAGCCATAGATAAATTTTTAGGTGGAGATGGAAATATAGAAGAACATCTTATTGATGTAGACGAGCCTAACAAATGTATAGGTAAAAAAGCAGGCTTTGGATATGAAGAAAGAATTATTACTAATGAAGTTGATGTGAATTCTCGAAAGAATAATTTTAGCAGAGCAGAAAATGGATTTACCTGTGAACAAGCAAATAAAGAAAGCAGCAGATGCTTACAATGTGATTTGCGTCTAGGAATATCAAAGCCTAAAACTTGGAATGATTTTGCTGGAATTACTATTGAAAGGGGCAACGATTAA
- a CDS encoding LacI family DNA-binding transcriptional regulator: MATVIDVAKEADVSVATVSRVLNNSFMVTEEKRARVLAAIEKVGYKVSTKNKELKRNNSKVILVITGTLLEDLFSSFQDTASDLGYHVIYHYCGNQISTESAKEVVNILKNNVIAGIVLLDITESNNDFKQLLSHYPIVQIGNPLIDTTDNYIVSADDRKIAYDVVSHLIETGKKRIAIISAETEGRFVHFERDRERGYMDALRDNDLPCDDSLKFHVDFTMDGGSDATKKILASENRPDAIFCISDTLAVGCIYRLKRAGISIPDEISVAGIDNTEITEFFDPPITTVDQSFKEIGSETIKMLVSLINGELSRGRKIYIEHQLIIRKSTQKDN; encoded by the coding sequence ATGGCTACAGTTATAGATGTTGCAAAAGAAGCAGACGTTTCAGTTGCAACCGTTTCCCGTGTATTAAATAATAGTTTTATGGTAACAGAAGAAAAGCGCGCACGTGTTCTTGCTGCTATCGAAAAGGTTGGCTACAAAGTCAGCACTAAAAATAAAGAATTAAAGCGTAACAATTCAAAGGTTATCTTAGTTATTACCGGTACTCTTCTTGAAGATTTATTTAGTAGTTTTCAAGATACTGCTAGCGACCTTGGATATCATGTTATCTACCATTATTGCGGTAATCAAATTAGTACAGAAAGTGCTAAGGAAGTTGTTAATATACTTAAAAATAATGTCATTGCAGGAATTGTACTGTTAGATATAACAGAAAGTAATAATGACTTTAAACAACTACTTAGTCATTATCCTATAGTTCAGATAGGAAATCCTCTTATAGATACAACTGATAACTATATTGTTTCAGCTGATGACCGCAAAATAGCTTATGATGTAGTTTCTCATCTCATTGAAACTGGTAAAAAAAGAATTGCTATTATTTCTGCTGAAACTGAAGGTAGATTTGTACATTTTGAAAGAGATCGTGAAAGAGGTTACATGGATGCATTAAGAGACAATGACTTACCTTGTGATGACTCCTTAAAATTCCATGTTGACTTTACAATGGATGGCGGAAGTGATGCAACAAAAAAAATTCTTGCTTCAGAAAACAGGCCTGATGCTATTTTCTGTATAAGTGATACTCTAGCGGTAGGATGTATTTACAGATTAAAAAGAGCTGGCATCTCGATTCCAGATGAAATTTCTGTTGCAGGTATTGATAATACTGAAATTACAGAGTTTTTTGATCCTCCAATCACAACTGTTGATCAATCCTTTAAGGAAATCGGCTCAGAAACTATTAAAATGCTAGTCTCGTTAATTAACGGTGAATTATCTAGAGGTAGAAAAATATATATAGAGCATCAGCTTATAATTAGAAAATCTACACAAAAAGATAATTAA
- a CDS encoding 2-hydroxyacid dehydrogenase — translation MKKKLVLCTSIPNERMEEIKQYCDVTIAGELKHGKGNVTEEIIREECKGYEIVVLGDENAGADTLKEWIASGMKFIGVAKGTPVTVDNNTLKEAGIQLSYTPGRNAQAVAEFNIGLMIAVSRSMVSSAAGLLMGDHLGEPVENIYNVPDKKNVIWGPLDENHPYTDYGIGCELYGRTLGIVGYGAIGSKVAKICQAFGMKVVAFDAYCPSEKMEKDNVKPVSRDELLASSDFVSIHLPVTEETKASVNFEWFSKMKKSAFLINTARAAVIDQKSLIEALENKVIAGAATDVYWQEPVPANHPLLKMKNVVCTPHMAGLTVDVDNWSGEIMAQDVIAYLEGKERKYIWTR, via the coding sequence ATGAAAAAGAAATTAGTTTTATGTACAAGTATTCCAAATGAGCGTATGGAGGAAATTAAACAGTATTGTGATGTAACAATAGCTGGTGAATTAAAGCATGGTAAAGGTAATGTTACAGAAGAAATTATTCGTGAAGAATGTAAAGGTTATGAAATTGTTGTTTTAGGAGATGAAAATGCTGGAGCTGATACATTAAAGGAATGGATAGCTTCTGGAATGAAATTTATTGGAGTTGCAAAAGGGACACCTGTAACAGTAGATAATAATACACTTAAAGAAGCAGGAATTCAATTATCTTATACACCAGGTAGAAATGCTCAAGCAGTTGCTGAATTTAATATAGGTTTAATGATTGCTGTATCAAGAAGTATGGTATCAAGTGCAGCAGGGTTATTGATGGGGGATCATTTAGGCGAGCCGGTAGAAAATATTTATAATGTACCAGATAAGAAAAATGTTATTTGGGGACCTTTAGATGAAAACCATCCATACACAGATTATGGTATCGGATGTGAGCTATATGGAAGAACACTTGGTATAGTAGGATATGGTGCAATTGGATCGAAAGTTGCGAAAATTTGCCAAGCATTTGGAATGAAAGTAGTTGCATTTGATGCTTATTGCCCATCAGAGAAAATGGAAAAAGATAATGTTAAACCAGTATCAAGAGATGAGCTTTTAGCATCTAGTGATTTTGTGAGTATTCATTTACCAGTAACAGAGGAAACAAAAGCAAGTGTTAATTTTGAATGGTTTAGCAAAATGAAAAAAAGTGCATTTTTAATTAATACAGCAAGAGCAGCTGTAATTGATCAAAAGTCATTAATTGAAGCCTTGGAAAATAAAGTGATTGCAGGAGCAGCAACAGATGTTTACTGGCAAGAACCTGTTCCAGCAAATCACCCATTATTAAAGATGAAAAATGTTGTCTGCACACCTCACATGGCAGGTTTAACAGTAGATGTTGATAATTGGTCAGGAGAAATTATGGCACAGGATGTTATAGCTTATTTAGAAGGAAAAGAAAGAAAATACATTTGGACAAGATAG
- a CDS encoding xylulokinase: MKKYLLGIDLGTTNSKGILFDEDGNVVKNHSETYKTHFINNIWAEQNSDDWWNGIKNILLTICSDLPANIAENIAGLCISSQTPTILPVDRNGIPLRNAIIWMDKRAEKEFNELLNKIDRNEYKAIVGGEPDASFLPCKLMWLKKYEPEIFKNAHKFLQASSYVNYKLTGVYSADIDQAILSQCYDVNSQKWSKRLGDIIGVDFEKIFPKPVASNTIIGYVTEEAAKQTGLLPGIPVMAGTTDGIASMCAIGISKPGQAAEIAGTSSLIFAGHTRQSAYDRPVISKVSSINGLPYVFDAPISCTGASIKWFLDTLGKNYLEQANFTGKNVFDIINELAAKVEAGSNGVLYFPYLLGERAPLWNTHAKGMFIGMSMNTTQEDLLRAVFEGTTFAVKHVLEEMKAAGAEVNSFKIAGGGAKSKTWLEIKASILNMDIQILDSNLDVPFGDVLIAGNAVGIYPDINETMEKMIKIKEVIHPKEEWIKKYEKIYPFYVSMYKALNSNLKEYESVINSIC; the protein is encoded by the coding sequence ATGAAGAAATATTTATTAGGAATTGATCTTGGAACTACAAATTCAAAGGGAATATTGTTTGACGAAGATGGAAATGTAGTGAAAAATCATTCTGAAACTTATAAGACGCATTTTATAAACAATATCTGGGCAGAACAAAACTCAGATGATTGGTGGAATGGAATAAAAAATATTTTGCTCACAATTTGCAGTGATTTGCCAGCAAACATTGCTGAAAATATTGCAGGATTATGCATTAGTTCTCAAACTCCAACGATTTTACCTGTAGATAGAAATGGAATACCTTTAAGAAATGCTATTATATGGATGGATAAGCGAGCAGAAAAGGAATTCAATGAATTACTTAACAAAATTGACAGAAATGAATATAAAGCTATTGTTGGTGGAGAGCCAGATGCATCATTTCTTCCATGTAAATTAATGTGGTTAAAAAAATATGAACCTGAAATTTTTAAAAATGCACATAAGTTTCTTCAGGCGAGTTCTTACGTGAATTATAAGCTTACAGGGGTTTATAGTGCAGATATAGACCAGGCGATTTTATCTCAGTGCTATGATGTTAACAGCCAGAAATGGTCAAAAAGATTAGGGGATATTATTGGTGTGGATTTTGAAAAAATTTTTCCAAAACCAGTAGCTAGTAATACAATAATTGGATATGTAACAGAAGAAGCGGCAAAGCAAACAGGATTATTACCAGGGATTCCTGTTATGGCAGGAACAACAGATGGGATTGCATCAATGTGTGCCATTGGGATTTCTAAACCGGGTCAAGCAGCAGAAATTGCAGGAACTTCATCTTTGATTTTTGCAGGACATACAAGACAAAGTGCTTATGATAGACCAGTTATTTCGAAGGTTTCATCTATTAATGGATTACCATATGTATTTGATGCACCTATTAGTTGTACAGGTGCTAGCATTAAATGGTTTTTGGACACACTTGGTAAGAATTATCTTGAACAAGCTAATTTTACAGGCAAGAATGTATTCGATATCATAAATGAGTTGGCAGCTAAAGTTGAAGCCGGAAGTAATGGAGTACTATATTTTCCATATTTATTAGGGGAAAGAGCTCCCTTATGGAATACTCATGCAAAAGGAATGTTTATTGGCATGTCAATGAATACTACTCAAGAAGATTTGCTAAGGGCCGTGTTTGAAGGGACAACTTTTGCTGTGAAACATGTTTTAGAAGAGATGAAAGCAGCTGGAGCAGAAGTTAATAGTTTTAAAATTGCTGGTGGTGGAGCTAAAAGTAAAACTTGGCTTGAAATTAAAGCATCAATATTAAATATGGATATTCAAATATTAGATAGTAACCTTGATGTACCTTTTGGGGATGTTTTGATTGCAGGAAATGCAGTGGGAATTTATCCAGATATAAATGAAACTATGGAAAAAATGATTAAAATAAAAGAAGTGATTCATCCAAAGGAAGAATGGATAAAAAAATATGAAAAAATTTATCCTTTTTATGTTTCGATGTATAAAGCTTTAAATAGTAACTTAAAGGAATATGAATCTGTTATAAACAGTATATGTTAG